A genomic window from Pungitius pungitius chromosome 12, fPunPun2.1, whole genome shotgun sequence includes:
- the si:ch211-188c18.1 gene encoding immunoglobulin V-set domain-containing protein: MSAFCLKLVTTFCLCCTALSGPGHRGVVRKEAGGSVTIQCRSETGRYSLSLSKDPGNKQILVVDDRSKKMTPAGEVETRYQVNGTFPNYDILINNLTFDDTGLYWCTYYSSLERRNTTSMLLVVEATTLRCEQRNDNLILVSLLICAAVLLVLIACFLIWIISKTRMCTTKKPRHVPGNDVYEDMRATIRR, from the exons ATGTCGGCTTTCTGTTTGAAGCTCGTGACCACCTTTTGTCTCTGCTGCACAGCCCTGAGCGGCCCAG GGCACCGTGGAGTGGTGCGGAAAGAAGCTGGAGGATCCGTCACCATCCAGTGCCGATCTGAAACGGGCCGGTACTCCCTGAGTCTGAGTAAGGATCCCGGTAACAAACAAATCTTGGTTGTAGATGACCGGTCAAAAAAAATGACCCCTGCTGGTGAAGTCGAAACCAGATATCAGGTGAATGGAACATTCCCAAACTATGACATTCTCATCAACAACCTGACCTTTGACGACACGGGACTGTACTGGTGCACGTACTACTCGTCTTTGGAGAGGAGGAACACGACGTCGATGCTCCTGGTGGTAGAAG CCACGACACTCAGGTGTGAGCAGCGAAACGACAATCTGATCCTGGTGTCGCTTTTGATCTGTGCGGCCGTCCTGCTGGTCCTCATCGCATGCTTCCTCATATGGATCATctccaag ACCAGGATGTGTACAACAAAGAAACCGCGGCACGTCCCCGGCAATGATGTTTATGAGGACATGCGTGCAACCATCAGACGCTGA